In Flavimarina sp. Hel_I_48, the DNA window AGTTCAAAGCCTTTTTTCCCGAGAATGCGGTAGAATATTTTGTTTCCTACTATGATTATTATCAACCGGAAGCCTTTATTCCCAGTTCTGGCACCTATATAGAAAAGGATCTTTCAATCAATGAAGAAATTGAAAAGCTGCGCCTGAGCACAACGTCTTCCCTACTCTCTGGTAGGCGGGATGTGATCGTGGTTGCTTCGGTTTCCTGTCTTTATGGTATCGGGAATCCGGTGGAATTCAAGAAGAATGTGGTTTCCATCGCAAAAGATCAGGATATTTCCAGGACGCAATTGCTTAAACGGCTTGTACAAAGCCTTTATAGCCGTACGGAAGGTGATTTTAACCGTGGTAATTTCCGTATAAAAGGGGATACGGTTGATGTTTTTCCGGGATACGCAGATCATGCATTCCGAATTCATTTCTTTGGTGATGAGATTGAAGATATTGAAGCTTTTGACGTAAATACGAATGAAATACTGGAAAAATATGAACGCCTGAATATTTATCCGGCAAATATGTTTGTGACCAGTCCGGCGCGATTGCAGGGGGCGATTGATCAGATAGGTTTCGATCTTAAAAAGCAAACCGATTATTTTCAGGAAATAGGAAAACCGCTGGAAGCAAAACGACTGGAGGAGCGCACCAACTTTGACCTTGAAATGATTCGCGAACTCGGGTACTGTTCGGGTATAGAAAACTATTCGCGTTATCTGGACGGTCGCGAGCCGGGTACGCGCCCGTTCTGTCTTCTGGATTATTTCCCAGAGGATTACCTTATGGTCGTTGATGAAAGCCACGTTACCGTTTCACAGGTGAGCGCCATGTACGGTGGTGACCGTAGTAGGAAGGAAAACCTGGTCGAATACGGCTTCAGGCTGCCCGCCGCGATGGACAACCGCCCGCTGAAATTTGAGGAATTTGAGGCGATGCAAAACCAGGTAATTTATGTGAGCGCCACCCCGGCAGATTACGAACTTCAAAAGTCTGAAGGTACCTATGTGGAACAGATCATTCGCCCTACCGGCCTACTCGATCCCCCGGTGGAAGTGCGCCCCAGCCTCAACCAAATTGATGATCTTATTGAAGAAATCCACAAGCGGAACGAAAAAGACGAGCGTACGCTGGTTACTACGCTGACGAAACGTATGGCCGAAGAATTGACAAAATACATGACAAGGATAGATATAAGGACGCGTTATATACACTCGGATATTGACACGTTGGAACGTGTTGAAATCATGTCTGATCTACGGAAGGGAATCTTTGATGTGCTCGTGGGCGTAAACTTATTGCGGGAAGGTCTGGATCTACCGGAAGTCTCCCTTGTCGCAATCCTGGATGCGGATAAAGAAGGTTTTTTGCGCAGCAACAGGTCGCTTACCCAAACCATAGGCCGGGCGGCAAGAAATATAAACGGACTCGCAATCATGTATGCGGATAAGATTACCAATAGTATGCAGGAAACTATTGATGATTCTAATTACCGAAGGACAAAACAGATTAATTACAATACGGAACACAACTTAAAACCGGTCGCTATCAAGAAATCGCTGCAAAGCGCGTTAGCGAAAAAGGAGAAATTCAAATTTGAAGCGGAAGAATTGACAAACCTGGCGGCAGAACCAGAAACGGACTACCTCAGCAAACCAAAACTGGAGAAACTCATCCGCGATACGCGTAAACAAATGGAAACCGCAGCTAAAGAACTCGACTTTATGGAAGCGGCCAAGTTGCGCGATCGCATTAAGAGAATGCAGGAGCAGGTGAAAGAAATGGCTTAAATAGGCTATAAAAGACCAATTTCCATCTAAATTTCGCATAAAATGCAAGAAATAGGATGGAAATTGGATTCGCTTTTAATCCAGTATTTAGTTGCCCAACCAGACTCCGGAGAAGACAACCCCCAATACTAAAATTATCAGGAATATTACTATAATCACTAAACCTGCCTTGGTTATCTTAGTATTTTGAAAGATAAAATTACCCGTTTTATCGTTTTTGTCTTTGACAATCTTGGTATCTTCAGGTTTCTGTTCGTTTATTTTATCTGGCATAATTGATTTTTTAAGTATACCAAATTACCCCTTTCCCAGTGAGTAAAAGAATTTTTAATACTTTATTAAGTAATCGTTGCGCTTAAATAAAACGACGAACTCCTACCGGAAAAGCTGCTTAAAAGTATCATTGGGAAAGTGAATATGAATATCAAATTGTGACCATAACGAAACAAATTTAAAAAGCCTTTTCCATCAAAAAAATGACGAAAAAAGCTTAAAAATTGATGTTTTCAGGTAAAAAATCGAGTGATTAACTAGATTTTAAAGGTTACCTGTAAAAAGTAGCGCTGTCCCTTTTTAGCTTTGGCTTTCAGTTTTTTGTAGTTTAAACTGCTTTTGATGAACTGCTCCACTTCCGGATTGTCTGTGTCTACGTCAGTAATAACCATTTCGTAATCTGAGTTGACCACAAAAGTTACCTGAATCGTACTTACTTCTTTTACCGCAATTGCATTTTTGCCCAGGAGTTCTGATATTTCAGCCGAAATGCTCAGCGGTTTTACACCGCTGGGTGGATTACCATTTGCAAATGAAAAACTGCTTACTGCGAGCGCTGCGGTGAGCCCTAATTTGGTGATTGTGTTCATAGTGTTTGATTTTTGATTGATGTACTTAATAGACGAACCAACCGGAAGAACTGTTACAGTATTTTTCCAAATTAACAAAAACACAACATTTGGCACCATAAAAAAAGCCTTCGGCATATATACCGAAGGCTTTTTTTGTTTATTCCGCAATGCGGAAATTCTTTATTGCTTAAGCAAGGACTGCATGTACTTTATCTGCAGCTTCCTGAAACTCTATCGCGCTCTGGACGTCAAGACCACTGGTGTCTATCAATTCTTTTGCGATGTCTGCATTTGTTCCCTGAAGGCGTACGATAATAGGCACTTCAATATTGCCCATATTTTTATAAGCATCAACAATACCCTGAGCTACGCGGTCGCAACGCACGATACCACCAAAGATATTTACAAGGATCGCCTTAACGCTGGGATCTTTTAAAATCAATTTAAAAGCGGTTTCCACACGTTCAGCATCTGCGGTACCACCCACATCTAGAAAGTTGGCAGGTTCTCCACCAGCTTGTTTGATAAGGTCCATAGTGGCCATCGCTAGTCCGGCGCCATTTACCATACAACCTACATTTCCATCAAGGTCTACATAATTGAGTCCGGCAGCTTTAGCTTCTACCTCTACTGGGTTTTCCTCACGCTTATCGCGCATCGCCTCGTAATCTTTGTGACGGAAAAGCGCATTATCATCTATGGAAACCTTTGCATCTACTGCAAGTATTTTATCATCACTTGTTTTAAGGACCGGGTTGATCTCAAAAAGGGAAGAATCAGAATTTTCATAAGCTTTGTACAAAGCCGTTACGAATTTTGTCATTTCCTTGAAAGCAGTACCGCTCAAACCAAGGTTAAATGCAACGCGGCGCGCCTGAAAAGGCATAAGGCCTACGGCAGGATCAACTTCTTCGTGATATATAAGGTCAGGTGTTTCTTCAGCAACCTTTTCAATCTCCACACCACCTTCAGTGGAATACATGATCATGTTTTTCCCGGTCGCACGGTTGAGCAAAACAGACATATAATATTCTTCCGGCTCATTATCACCAGGATAATAAACATCCTCTGCGATAAGTACCTGATGTACTTTTTTACCTTCTTTTGAAGTCTGGGGCGTTACAAGGTTCATCCCGATGATGTCACCGGCAATTTGTTCAACCTCTTTTAAATCTTTGGCAAGTTTTACGCCGCCGCCTTTACCGCGGCCACCAGCATGTACCTGCGCTTTGATCACGTGCCAACCCGTACCGGTTTCTTCGGTAAGTTTTTTTGCCGCTGCTACGGCTTCCTCCGGGGTTGTGGCAACATGGCCGCGCTGAATGCGCACTCCAAAACTGCTTAATATCTCTTTTCCTTGATATTCGTGTATATTCATCTTAAGGCGTTTCTACTGGTTAAAAATTATGTTGTAAAAATAGCGATTTCGGTCGAAATGCAACAGATTTTAGGCATATATCCCGATTTTAGGCCTTATTAAACCTATTATTCATCCTGAATCTTATAATCGGCAAAATCAAGTGGATCAAAATTCTTAAAATGTCCGTTTAATTGAATCAATTCTTTGGTCTTATTGATCTGCTGAATGACGGGAACCGTAACCGATAAATGATCTATCAAAAAGGCGAAACGATCAGACTCTTCGGTCATATTCAACATTTTAAGTTCCTGCTCAAGCGAAAGCCCAATTTTATGCGCAAAAGAGTAGCTGGTCACCAGGCCCGGATCAAATTCTGGCAGGACAACATCAAGGGCGTCGTAAAGATTTTTGACCAAAGTATAGAACCGCAGTCTTTGCGAAGCGGTCCCATCAT includes these proteins:
- a CDS encoding LON peptidase substrate-binding domain-containing protein — translated: MNTTLALFPLEMVVFPTEKLALHIFEARYQQLIQDCIEEEMTFGIPAFINKEMRYGTEVKLVEVVKRYPSGASDVICEGLRSFTVKSFTPTLGEKLYAGGKVRFLSNNDDGTASQRLRFYTLVKNLYDALDVVLPEFDPGLVTSYSFAHKIGLSLEQELKMLNMTEESDRFAFLIDHLSVTVPVIQQINKTKELIQLNGHFKNFDPLDFADYKIQDE
- the sucC gene encoding ADP-forming succinate--CoA ligase subunit beta; its protein translation is MNIHEYQGKEILSSFGVRIQRGHVATTPEEAVAAAKKLTEETGTGWHVIKAQVHAGGRGKGGGVKLAKDLKEVEQIAGDIIGMNLVTPQTSKEGKKVHQVLIAEDVYYPGDNEPEEYYMSVLLNRATGKNMIMYSTEGGVEIEKVAEETPDLIYHEEVDPAVGLMPFQARRVAFNLGLSGTAFKEMTKFVTALYKAYENSDSSLFEINPVLKTSDDKILAVDAKVSIDDNALFRHKDYEAMRDKREENPVEVEAKAAGLNYVDLDGNVGCMVNGAGLAMATMDLIKQAGGEPANFLDVGGTADAERVETAFKLILKDPSVKAILVNIFGGIVRCDRVAQGIVDAYKNMGNIEVPIIVRLQGTNADIAKELIDTSGLDVQSAIEFQEAADKVHAVLA
- the uvrB gene encoding excinuclease ABC subunit UvrB; this encodes MKFTLHSEFKPAGDQPSAIKQLVNGLDAKERYQTLLGVTGSGKTFTVANVIEETQKPTLVLAHNKTLAAQLYSEFKAFFPENAVEYFVSYYDYYQPEAFIPSSGTYIEKDLSINEEIEKLRLSTTSSLLSGRRDVIVVASVSCLYGIGNPVEFKKNVVSIAKDQDISRTQLLKRLVQSLYSRTEGDFNRGNFRIKGDTVDVFPGYADHAFRIHFFGDEIEDIEAFDVNTNEILEKYERLNIYPANMFVTSPARLQGAIDQIGFDLKKQTDYFQEIGKPLEAKRLEERTNFDLEMIRELGYCSGIENYSRYLDGREPGTRPFCLLDYFPEDYLMVVDESHVTVSQVSAMYGGDRSRKENLVEYGFRLPAAMDNRPLKFEEFEAMQNQVIYVSATPADYELQKSEGTYVEQIIRPTGLLDPPVEVRPSLNQIDDLIEEIHKRNEKDERTLVTTLTKRMAEELTKYMTRIDIRTRYIHSDIDTLERVEIMSDLRKGIFDVLVGVNLLREGLDLPEVSLVAILDADKEGFLRSNRSLTQTIGRAARNINGLAIMYADKITNSMQETIDDSNYRRTKQINYNTEHNLKPVAIKKSLQSALAKKEKFKFEAEELTNLAAEPETDYLSKPKLEKLIRDTRKQMETAAKELDFMEAAKLRDRIKRMQEQVKEMA